From the Alternaria dauci strain A2016 chromosome 2, whole genome shotgun sequence genome, one window contains:
- a CDS encoding mitochondrial 37S ribosomal protein mS35 has protein sequence MASIPRRLLQQSRACPSRIRTRAAPKHTCARWQRPLSTTPARYANEPTKEGSATAADAKPPTETLEELAPELPESSFSNTTKSKAFREMSTSERETAMLENLRASLAEIDPSVVADALRKGKRGLPQTSDFGLETDEDFEIEEDDKRRTSAGFWAEGEESMGPDEDYYGDDLTSHGHGELQQHRELREYARLIAWELPLLSHLARPFEPPTAVTPFRFRYTSYLGESHPASNKVVVEFSPNDLSNTHSLTDTQVSKLIKLAGPRYNPSTSIIKLSCEKFDTQSQNKRFLGDTISNLIKECKEGKDTFEDVPFDFRHHTPKKRAEFPKEWVLTKERKQYLEEKRQKTAYLEDQRAGNGLLVDGKKVLETSLPFMSESQQAPEPVMVGGARGKPLR, from the exons ATGGCGTCAATACCACGAAGGCTGCTGCAGCAGTCACGGGCATGCCCCTCACGGATACGGACTCGAGCAGCGCCAAAGCACACATGCGCACGATGGCAACGCCCGCTCTCCACAACGCCCGCCCGGTACGCAAATGAGCCTACGAAAGAGGGCTCTGCCACCGCTGCAGATGCCAAACCACCAACCGAGACGCTGGAAGAATTGGCCCCAGAGTTGCCCGAGTCATCCTTTTCCAACACCACAAAGTCAAAAGCATTCCGGGAGATGAGCACATCGGAGCGGGAAACCGCCATGCTGGAGAACCTCCGCGCATCGCTCGCTGAAATCGACCCCAGCGTCGTCGCCGACGCCCTCCGCAAGGGAAAGCGCGGACTACCCCAAACCAGTGACTTTGGTCTGGAAACGGATGAAGATTTTGAAATTGAGGAAGACGACAAGAGGAGGACGAGTGCGGGATTCTGGGCCGAGGGAGAAGAGAGTATGGGACCGGATGAGGATTACTACGGAGATGATTTGACTAGTCATGGTCATGGAGAGTTGCAGCAGCATAGGGAGTTGAGGGAGTATGCGAGGTTGATTGCGTGGGAGTTGCCGCTATTGAGTC ACCTCGCCCGTCCATTCGAACCCCCAACAGCAGTTACGCCCTTCCGTTTCCGCTACACATCCTACCTTGGCGAATCGCACCCCGCATCCAACAAAGTCGTCGTCGAATTCTCGCCCAACGACCTCTCAAACACCCACTCCTTGACCGACACCCAAGTCTCCAAGCTGATCAAGCTAGCCGGACCTCGATACAACCCCTCCACCTCCATCATCAAGCTCTCGTGCGAGAAGTTCGATACCCAGTCCCAGAACAAGAGGTTCCTAGGCGACACCATCTCGAACCTCATCAAAGAGTGCAAGGAAGGAAAGGATACTTTTGAAGACGTGCCGTTTGACTTCCGCCACCACACGCCTAAGAAGAGGGCCGAGTTCCCCAAGGAATGGGTGCTGACCAAGGAGAGGAAGCAGTATCTCGAGGAGAAGAGGCAAAAGACTGCCTACTTGGAGGATCAGCGCGCGGGTAACGGGCTGCTGGTGGATGGAAAGAAGGTGCTTGAGACGAGTCTGCCGTTTATGAGTGAGAGCCAGCAGGCGCCCGAGCCGGTCATGGTGGGAGGTGCGAGGGGCAAGCCATTGCGGTAG